The Anomalospiza imberbis isolate Cuckoo-Finch-1a 21T00152 chromosome 7, ASM3175350v1, whole genome shotgun sequence genome has a window encoding:
- the PSMD14 gene encoding 26S proteasome non-ATPase regulatory subunit 14, translating to MDRLLRLGGGMPGLGQGPPTDAPAVDTAEQVYISSLALLKMLKHGRAGVPMEVMGLMLGEFVDDYTVRVIDVFAMPQSGTGVSVEAVDPVFQAKMLDMLKQTGRPEMVVGWYHSHPGFGCWLSGVDINTQQSFEALSERAVAVVVDPIQSVKGKVVIDAFRLINANMMVLGHEPRQTTSNLGHLNKPSIQALIHGLNRHYYSITINYRKNELEQKMLLNLHKKSWMEGLTLQDYSEHCKLNETVVKEMLELAKNYNKAVEEEDKMTPEQLAIKNVGKQDPKRHLEEHVDVLMTSNIVQCLAAMLDTVVFK from the exons GGGCCACCAACAGATGCTCCTGCGGTCGATACAGCAGAACAGGTTTATATCTCTTCCCTTGCACTGCTGAAA ATGTTGAAGCATGGTCGTGCTGGTGTCCCTATGGAAGTTATGGGTCTGATGCTTGGGGAGTTTGTTGATGATTATACCGTGAGAGTGATTGATGTGTTTGCAATGCCACAGTCCGGAACG GGTGTCAGTGTGGAGGCAGTTGATCCTGTATTTCAAGCAAAAATGTTGGATATGCTGAAACAGACGGGAAG ACCTGAGATGGTAGTTGGTTGGTATCATAGTCATCCTGGCTTTGGCTGTTGGTTGTCTGGTGTAGATATCAATACTCAGCAGAGCTTTGAAGCCTTATCAGAAAGAGCTGTTGCTGTGGTGGTGGATCCCATTCAGAGTGTAAAAGGAAAG GTTGTTATTGATGCCTTCAGATTGATCAATGCTAATATGATGGTCTTAGGACATGAACCAAGACAAACAACTTCAAATCTGGGTCACCTAAACAAGCCATCTATCCAG GCATTAATCCATGGACTAAACAGACATTACTATTCCATCACCATCAACTACAGGAAGAATGAACTAGAACAGAAG ATGCTGCTAAATTTGCATAAGAAGAGTTGGATGGAAGGTTTGACACTTCAGGACTACAGTGAACATTGCAAACTCAATGAAACAGTAGTCAAGGAGATGTTAGAATTAGCTAAGAATTATAACAAG GCTGTTGAAGAAGAAGATAAGATGACACCTGAACAGCTGGCAATAAAAAATGTTGGCAAGCAG GACCCTAAACGTCATTTAGAAGAGCATGTGGATGTGCTGATGACCTCAAACATTGTCCAGTGTTTAGCTGCTATGTTGGATACAGTTGTATTTAAATAA